GACGCCATGCGCGGCCTGTGGGCCTACTGGTCGTCGATGGTCGGTCCGGCGGACTCGGTCGGTTCGGGCGCCTACTTCCTGGGATTTGCCGGCGTGCACCGTCATCTCGGCGTGCAGCGCCCCCGTGGCGGCATGACCAACCTGGTCGAGGCATTCAAAGGCAAGCTGGAGAGCCACGGCGGAGTGGTGCGGCTGGGCAACGGGGTCAACCAGATCCTCGTCGACTCGGGACGCGCGACCGGAGTGCGGCTCGAGGACGGCACTGAGCTGCGCGCCCGGCGTGGGGTCGTCTCGAATGCCGCAGCGCAAATCACGCTGGGCAAGCTGGTCCCGCCGGAGCAGCTGAGCCGCGAAGACCACAACAAAGTTGCCCTCATCCCGGCGAATTCGGTGAACGCGGCCGCATTCAAGATCGACGTCGCGACGGCGGGCCGCATCGGTTACCCGAAGGCCGAAGCCGCCCGGGCCAAGCGCGACGGCGAGGACATCCGCACCACCACCTTCATGACCGGCACCCTCGAGGACCACATCGAGCAGATGTACGCGATGAAGCGCGGACTCAATGTCGACACTCCGCCGGTGTACATGGCCATCCTGTCCGCACCCGATCGAAGCATCGCATCGGCCGAGGGCGATGTGCTCTACCTACATTCGAATGTGCCCGGCTATCCGAGCAACGGCTGGGGCGTCAACAAAAACGACTACACCGAACAGATCTGGAAATCGGGTCTTCGCTTCCTCGGCGGCCTGGAAACCGAGATCGGGCGGGTGGTGTCCACCCCGCAAGATCTGGAAGCTCGCTTCGCCGCGCCGGCCGGCGCCTACTTCCACGTGGACATGCTGGTCACTCGGCTGGGCAAAAACCGCCCCGCACACGGTCTCGGTGGCTACGACACCCCGATCAAGGGGCTCTACCAATCCGGTGCCGGCACTCATCCCAGTGGCGGGGTAACCGGTTGGCCCGGACGTCTGGCCGCCCAGCACGCGCTCCGCAATGAATAGCTGCGACAAGGTGATTCGAATCGACTGAGGAGGACGATCGGTGCCTAACATGAATCTGACGGCCCAACGGCTGTGCGTATGGTGTGGTCCGTTCATGATCGCAGTGTGGGCTTCGGCGTTCGCATTCCTCTGCCACTTCATCCCACCACCCAGTCCCGCCAAGTCGCGCGCCGCGCTCGTCGCCCAGTTCAGTGAGCACACCAACCTGATCCGCCTCGGGCTGGTCATCAGTCTCTTCGCGTGTGCGCTGCTGGTGCCGTTCTGCGCGGTCATCGCTGCACAGATCCGCCGGATGGAAGGTGTCCGCTCGGTTCTCGCGGAGTCGCAGCTGGTCTCCGGCGGCCTGCTGTGCGTCGAGTTCCTGGTGCCCTTCGCGATCTGGCAGACGGCACTGTACCGGCTCCACGAATGGAGTCCCGAGATCGTCCAAATGCTCAATGACATGGCGTGGTTGATGTTCCTCGGCATCATCTCCTCGGCCTGCATTCAAGTCGCCTCGCTGGGTGTCGCGATTCTGCTCGATAAGGGCGTCAAGCCGGTATTCCCTCGCTGGGCAGGCTATTTCAACATCTGGGTCTCGATGATCTGGGTGCCTGCGGCGATCATCCCCTTCTTCAAAACCGGCCCCCTGGCCTGGAACGGAATATTCGCCTGGTGGGTCCCGCTTTGCGTCTACTTCTGCTGGTTCGTCGTGATGGTGGTGTTGCTGCTGCGGGCCATCGGCGAAGACGAGCGCGCCCAGGAGCAAGCCGGTATGAATGACTGGCTCACCGGTCACCGGTCCGAGCCCGAGCTCACCGCAACGTAATCGTCTACAGCACAAGGAAAGAGCCCACGTGCCCAGGTCGCCCGGCTGGACACCGAGACCGTGCGGGACTACTTTCGCCGCGAACTCAACGACGAATTGCTGCAATGGGCGGGCCGCCCGCTGGTCAGCAGCACGTGGGTCGCCGACGACGCGGGCACCTCAATCGCGTTGCTGCTGTGGACGATACGCAACATGCTGGTCAGCACAATGTACAATCTGCGCCCTGGAGTCGGTGGGTTGCCCGAGGAACTGGGCCGGCGGTTGCACATCCGGCGACAGCACCCCGTGCTCAATGTCGCCGACACCGGAGCCGCCGTGGAGGTCACCTTCGCGCCCGGGGGCCTCAATCAACGAACCGAGTCCTTTGACGCGTGCGTCATCGCCACTCAAGCGCAGTATGCACTGGCGATGTTCCCGCAGATGGACGAAAACCATCGCGCGCTCTACCAGACCACCCGCTACCGGCGACTCGGCAGCATCTGCCTCGGGCTATCGCAGCGCCCGAAGGATCCCGCGACCTACTACATGGTCTCCCCGCACGAGGACCCCGACACGATCGCCGTGATCGCCGACCACGCGAAGGCACCAGGCCGGGCTCCCGAGGACAAGGGCCTGCTGACCGTGCTGCTGTCCCACGAATACCTGGAGCGCACAATGGATCTCAGCGACGAGGACGTGCTGGACTACGCCATAGACCGCGCCCGCTTCTACCACGGAAATGTCGTCGACACCCTCGAAGAGCACGCGGTCGCACGGTGGCCCGAGTCCGTTCCGGTCATGGACAAGGGCCGATTCGCGCGAATCGCCGACTTCCAGGGGCGCCTTGACTGGACGGCACGAGTTCAGTTCGCCTCCGATCTAGACAGGATCTCGGGCCTCAACGGTGCGTTGGTCAGCGGCCAAGAAGCGGCGAATCGCGTCGTGAATGCGGTGCTGGTCCCCGGACCCCAACCGATTTCGGTCGGCGAGCCACACTGATCAGCCGATCCGCAGGTGCAGCTCCTGAAAATGGAGTGTGCCGCACGGCCATCCAACCGTCGGCTCTTCCAAGACCGAGTAGGCGGGAATCCGCCGATTCCATTCCTCGATGATAAGGCGCAGTTCCAGGCGAGCCAGGTGTGAACCGAGGCAACGGTGCGGACCACGGCCGAAGGTGAAGTGATTGTTCCGCCTTTGGTGCATGACGTCGGCGTCGGGATACCGCTCGGGATCCCGGTTAGCCGTCCCGAGCCCCAGCCAGCACCGTGAACCTGCCGGGATCGTCACACCCGCGACAGTGACCTCCGTGGTGGTCATTCGCGGGACATAAGGGACCGGCGGGTTGATTCGCAAGACCTCTTCGATGAAGTGGCTGACCGCTTCTTCGTCATCGACCAACGTGGTGCGCAGCGCGGCATTGCGAGCCAGCTCGTAGAGCGCGAAACCCGTTGCGGCGGTCACGGTGTCCAGTCCGGCGACCAAAAAGAGAAAACACAGACCGATGATCTCCGGGTCGGTCAGCGCGCCCTCGCTCGTGTCCGAAAGCAATTGACCGAGCAGGTCGTCGCCCCCGCTGCGGCGACGATCGGCAAGATGTCCCGTCAGATAGTTCACCAGCTCGGCGCCTCGGGCCAAGGTCTCCGGCGACGGCTCCAAGCCTTCCGCGGCGGAGAACGCCAAAACCGCGTCCTTCCAGCAGATTAGAAGATCCCGGTCGGCGAGCGGCAGCCCGAACAGCGTCAAAAAGACCTGGGACGGAAACGGAACCGCGAGCGCGCTCATGACCTCAGAATTACCGCCGGACGCCACGATCTGATCGATCAGCTCGCCCACCTGCTTGCGCAACTCGGGTGCGCGTTCGGCCATGCGGCGTGGACCGAAGAACTTATCCAGTACCCGCCGAAACCGGGTGTGGTCAGGGGGATCGAAGGCGATCGGCACCATCGGAAATGGGCTTCCCACCAAATCGAACGCGCCAAAAGAGGAAAAGAGCTCCGGGTGGATGGCCGCTTCCTCGACGACGTCGGCACCGCTGATGAAGTACACCCCGGCATCGGACACGGCGATTTTGCCGGGCGCCAGGAGCATGTGCCACGCCGACTCGCGGTCCTGAGCAAAAGGCAAAGTTTCCAGCGCGGGTAGCGCCGGGCAGCCGACCTCCATGACAGCTCCTCCGACTCATAACCAGTGTTAATCCCGGTTAAATTCTAGGCTGAGTTAGTGACGCTGTACTTGAATATCATACATGTATCAAATAGCCGCTATGTGACCTGCATCACACTGCGGGAGTTCTCGGCGCCGGCCGCTTCCGCCCCGCCACGACAGGCGGCACCATCGTTGACAGAGCTAATTTATAGCCGTACTGTCTCAAAATAATCGCAGTGCCCACGATTCGGGGCCGTCGGCAACGGTAGTAAGTCAGTTCACGGAGCGACCCAAAGCGCTGGACACTACGAGGAAAATGCGTAAATGATCGTTAACGCTCCCCCAAAATGGAAGACATGACTTCTGGATTCGGTTGCCGCAATGGTTCGTGATGCTATTGGCAATATCCTGCGTACGCGCGCTCTGAGTACGCCCGACCGCGTCTGCTGCGCGATGGACGACAACGTCTACACCTATGCAGAGATGAATCAACGGTCGGATGCACTCGCGGCCGGGTTGGCGCGATTAGGCGTCGGCAAGGGTGAGCAGATCGCGATGCTGTCGCCCAACCGCATCGAATTGCTCGAGGTGTTCTACGGGGCCGCGAAGACCGGGGCCGCCCAGGTGCCGTTGAACGCATACCTCAAGGGCGACTTTCTTCTTCACCAGCTGCGCCAGTCGCAGTCGGGCCTTTTGGTCACCGACGCCGCCGGCCGGGAGGCACTGGCTCCGGTGCGCAGCCAGCTGCCCGATCTGCGGGCGGTGATCATGCTCGACGAGGCCGAAGACGGCGAGATTCCGTACGCGAGTCTGTTCGACCACGGAGACACACCGCCTGATGTGGAGCTCACCGCCACCGACACCATGTCGATCCTCTATACCTCCGGCACCACCGGGCTGCCCAAAGGATGTGTCGCCAGCCACGGCTACTACTGCCGAAGCGGCGAAATCATCGGTGCCGCGCTCGAAGTCACCAAAGACGATGTCCTGTTCGCCGGCCTTCCGCTGTTTCACGCCGGCGCGAGACTCGTCACCGTGACGCTGCCCCTGGTCTACGGCATACCGGCTTACCTGCAGGGGACATTCAGCGCGCGCGCTTACTTCCCCCGCGCCAAGGAAGTCGAAGCCACGCTGATGATCGCGGTCGGCGCGATGGGCGCCGCGATACTGGCGACCGAACCGTCGGCCGCCGACCGCGACCACAAAGTCACCCGGATCATGTGCGCGCCGTTGTCGCTCGAATCCCAAGCTACCTTCCGCGACCGCTTCGGCGTCGATCCCTGGGTCGACATCTTCGGCCAAACCGAGTGCATGCCAGCCACATTGACGACGCTCTCATCGGACCGGCGCGATCCGAACGGCTGCGGCATCGGGGCGCCCGACCTCGAGGTGGCACTCCTCGACGACGAGGGCTACATCCTTGACGGTGAGGCCACGGGCGAGATCTGCCTTCGACCCAAGGTCCCGTATGCGATGTTCAACGGCTACTTCGACAACCCCACGGCGACAGTCGAGGCGTTCCGGGGCTTGTGGTACCACACCGGTGACAACGGCAGACGCCTGCCGAGTGGGGCGTTCGCGTTCATCGATCGCAAGAAAGACAGCCTTCGCCGCCGTGGTGAGAACATTTCCAGTTTCGAACTCGAACAGGCCATCGACGCCCACCCGGCCATCGTCGAATCGGCGGTCGTCGCCGTGGCTTCCGAACTCGGTGAGGACGACATCAAGGCCTGCATCGCCACCAGCTCCCCGGTCGAGGCTGCCGAGTTGTTCGACTTCTTCAAAAACAACTTGCCCTACTTCGCCATCCCCCGTTATGTCGACTTCCTCGACGCACTCCCCCGCAACGGTGTCGGGCGCGTGCTCAAGCACAAGTTGCGTGACGCCGGAAACACAGCGGAGACGTGGGACTTCGAAGCAATGGATCTGACCGTCGCGAAGCAGGAGCGCCGCTAGATGGATTTCACCTTGACTCCCAAGCAACTGGAGTTGCAGGAGCGCGCCGAGAAACTCGGTCGGTCGTTCGCCGAGCAGGCCCGCGAGTGGGACGAGTCCGACGAGGCGCCCTACCGCGAAATCTTCGAACGTGTTGGCGCGGAAGGGCTGTTTGGCGTCGCAATGCCCACCGACTACGGAGGTCAGGGCGGCGGCGCGGTCGAGTACCTCATCGTGGTGGAGGCGTTGTTCCGCTATGCCCAGTCCTGGCTGCCGCCCGAACCGGTGTTCTGCACCAGCGGCCCGGGGCCGTCGATGTTCCTGCTCGGCGGCGACACGGTGCGAGAGAAGTACTTGTACGACATCGTCGCCGGCCGTCGCGCCTGCAACATCGCGCTCACCGAGCCGCAAGCCGGCTCGGCCCTGACCCATCTGAACACCACCGCGGTCCGCGACGGCGACGACTTCATCCTTAACGGCACCAAGAGTTTTCTGACCGGTTCCAACGTCAACGGCCTCAACGCGACTTTCGTGCGCTTCGACGACGTGCCGGGCGCCAAAGGAATCGGGGCCATCGTCGTGGAGAACTCACTGGCCGGCGTCGAGATCCAACGCGGCCCGGTGTACATCGGC
The DNA window shown above is from Mycobacterium sp. Aquia_216 and carries:
- a CDS encoding AMP-binding protein, with amino-acid sequence MVRDAIGNILRTRALSTPDRVCCAMDDNVYTYAEMNQRSDALAAGLARLGVGKGEQIAMLSPNRIELLEVFYGAAKTGAAQVPLNAYLKGDFLLHQLRQSQSGLLVTDAAGREALAPVRSQLPDLRAVIMLDEAEDGEIPYASLFDHGDTPPDVELTATDTMSILYTSGTTGLPKGCVASHGYYCRSGEIIGAALEVTKDDVLFAGLPLFHAGARLVTVTLPLVYGIPAYLQGTFSARAYFPRAKEVEATLMIAVGAMGAAILATEPSAADRDHKVTRIMCAPLSLESQATFRDRFGVDPWVDIFGQTECMPATLTTLSSDRRDPNGCGIGAPDLEVALLDDEGYILDGEATGEICLRPKVPYAMFNGYFDNPTATVEAFRGLWYHTGDNGRRLPSGAFAFIDRKKDSLRRRGENISSFELEQAIDAHPAIVESAVVAVASELGEDDIKACIATSSPVEAAELFDFFKNNLPYFAIPRYVDFLDALPRNGVGRVLKHKLRDAGNTAETWDFEAMDLTVAKQERR
- a CDS encoding phytoene desaturase family protein; the encoded protein is METFDYIVVGAGHNGLCAAATLAEQGRSVCVVERLSVLGGLSASYPYLQDAPEHKLSIGAMDDLFMAQTPLAREMRLADFGYDTVPLAHPYGWMNEEGDTLLLWGDFARTLEDIRYFSPKDARTYEQLRGPIDWVMDLIDILTVQDPSAWGKLDFAKYLLRHRPDRATRRFLGSMMSLNVFELISETFESDAMRGLWAYWSSMVGPADSVGSGAYFLGFAGVHRHLGVQRPRGGMTNLVEAFKGKLESHGGVVRLGNGVNQILVDSGRATGVRLEDGTELRARRGVVSNAAAQITLGKLVPPEQLSREDHNKVALIPANSVNAAAFKIDVATAGRIGYPKAEAARAKRDGEDIRTTTFMTGTLEDHIEQMYAMKRGLNVDTPPVYMAILSAPDRSIASAEGDVLYLHSNVPGYPSNGWGVNKNDYTEQIWKSGLRFLGGLETEIGRVVSTPQDLEARFAAPAGAYFHVDMLVTRLGKNRPAHGLGGYDTPIKGLYQSGAGTHPSGGVTGWPGRLAAQHALRNE
- a CDS encoding acyl-CoA dehydrogenase family protein — protein: MDFTLTPKQLELQERAEKLGRSFAEQAREWDESDEAPYREIFERVGAEGLFGVAMPTDYGGQGGGAVEYLIVVEALFRYAQSWLPPEPVFCTSGPGPSMFLLGGDTVREKYLYDIVAGRRACNIALTEPQAGSALTHLNTTAVRDGDDFILNGTKSFLTGSNVNGLNATFVRFDDVPGAKGIGAIVVENSLAGVEIQRGPVYIGDRGIHHGDMVLTDVRVPAENVIVGPGQFARLMTAFNLERLHNCGFWLGFSQAAYDEAAKYTQQREAFGKQIIDFQSVYHSLADMWVQIEALRLLAYRAASTAIEGRFPKLAEVTQAKLFGATAGPQITLKAMELHGGYGVTTDYPIQRIHRDCVTNVVAGGAPAVLRNGVAAGLFPDRRFPQA
- a CDS encoding FAD-dependent oxidoreductase; this encodes MRDYFRRELNDELLQWAGRPLVSSTWVADDAGTSIALLLWTIRNMLVSTMYNLRPGVGGLPEELGRRLHIRRQHPVLNVADTGAAVEVTFAPGGLNQRTESFDACVIATQAQYALAMFPQMDENHRALYQTTRYRRLGSICLGLSQRPKDPATYYMVSPHEDPDTIAVIADHAKAPGRAPEDKGLLTVLLSHEYLERTMDLSDEDVLDYAIDRARFYHGNVVDTLEEHAVARWPESVPVMDKGRFARIADFQGRLDWTARVQFASDLDRISGLNGALVSGQEAANRVVNAVLVPGPQPISVGEPH
- a CDS encoding cytochrome P450, translated to MEVGCPALPALETLPFAQDRESAWHMLLAPGKIAVSDAGVYFISGADVVEEAAIHPELFSSFGAFDLVGSPFPMVPIAFDPPDHTRFRRVLDKFFGPRRMAERAPELRKQVGELIDQIVASGGNSEVMSALAVPFPSQVFLTLFGLPLADRDLLICWKDAVLAFSAAEGLEPSPETLARGAELVNYLTGHLADRRRSGGDDLLGQLLSDTSEGALTDPEIIGLCFLFLVAGLDTVTAATGFALYELARNAALRTTLVDDEEAVSHFIEEVLRINPPVPYVPRMTTTEVTVAGVTIPAGSRCWLGLGTANRDPERYPDADVMHQRRNNHFTFGRGPHRCLGSHLARLELRLIIEEWNRRIPAYSVLEEPTVGWPCGTLHFQELHLRIG